The Montipora foliosa isolate CH-2021 chromosome 1, ASM3666993v2, whole genome shotgun sequence DNA segment CAGTGGAAGTCCACGGTAGACTTAACAAATCGACCAATCGCGTTCAAGTCTCCGAGACTTTAACAAGATTCTTAGTTAATGCGAAGGGAACGAACGACACAAAGCTATCGACGAAGTTCTTACAAGATGGTGTCTGTCCAGATTTCGCTGTCAAGTGCTTGGTTCATTGCACAATGTCTGCTGTCCTATCAGGTCGTTTTAGTTACTCTTCTTCCAACGGCTGCTTTGATGATGGTATTTTCGTTGTTTTACATTTTAAAGCTCGCTGAGCGTGTCATTGTAAAAATGGTGTTCGGTGAACAACACTTGAGCGGCATGGACTCCGCTTGGTTACCGTACGGCAGACGAAACCTATTCTATCTCAATTCGGTGTTTTGCTTCGAACACGAGGGCAGCGTTGATGAACGAATAGATCTTTTCCGCCAAGCTATTTGGGAACGACTGGTTAACGGAAAGAAAGTCAACGGAGAATTGATCTATTACAGAACTCGTTGCTATGTTCGCCCTGGTTGGTTTCAGTACTTTTTCCGAGAGGACCGATCCTTCAAGATTGAAAATCACGTGCTCAAGTGGGAGGGAGAGGTGCCCCGATCAAAAGAAGAGTTGGAGGCGATTGTTTCCAAGCTGAGCACGGAGCCTTTGCCAGAAACAAGATCTCCTTGGTGTTTTGTTTGCATCCCAACAAACTTTGGTAGCAATGATATGTTTCTTATGTTCAGAATGTCGCACGCTCTCTCTGATGGAATTTCTAATATGAAATTTCTCATTTACCAATTTCCTGATGAAGTTATCCCCCAAAGAGAGATCCAAAATTTTTCTGCCCTCAACAGGTCATTTTTTATGGCCAAAGCACTGTTTATAGCACCAAGGTACCTTCTACAGATGCTCTTCTCATGTGCTGACCGATCCTTAATACATGGGCCAGATCTCAGTGGAGTGAAAAAATTTGTATGGGATGAAGCTTTTGACCTTCAGCTGATCAAAAACATCAAATCGGCTACAGGCACAACCGTTAATGATGTGTTGATGGCGTGCATGACAATGGCACTGAGGAAATACTTCCAGAGGAAAGGTGTCGAGAGTCCAGCCGATTTGACTGTTTCTGTTCCAGTGGATGTCCGTccagcaacaaaagaacttcaCTTCGATAACTACTTCACATTCATCTTTCCCAAAATGGCTGTAGCCACTGGtggcatttttgaacaattgtaTGAAACACAAGCTCGCATGAAGGAATTCAAGGGGTCTGGTGCACCGCTTGTCTTCTCgggtttcctttccttttcacaAGCAGTGTGTCCACGGTTCTTGACCAATCGTCTTAACACATTTATTACCAAAAAATCTAGTTGTGTGTTTTCAAATCTGCCTGGTCCACAACACATGTTGACCGTTAAAGGCAGCCGTATGAAATATTTGATGTTTTTTCCTCCAAACAAGGATAACGTCGGAGTGTCCCTTGCCATTTTTAGTTACGCAGGCAAAATTGTTGTTGGAGTTCAAAGCGATATTGCTGTGCTGCCAGATCCGGAGATAGTTGTTGAAGAGTTCGGAAATGCTGTGAATGAAATGGCGAAACGTGTTCACCAGAAAAATGGAACTGATTAGAAGGACGAGTAGCACATGattcttttataaaaaaaaatcagagtCTACGCCTTGTGCTTCCAGGTTAGAATGTAGACTGAACATCATTAATGTGTAACAATTGGTTTCAGAAGACTCCTATTTACCACCCTGCTTTTGTCAAGCCGTGATGTCTCTGTGGTGTCAAATTCAGATATATATAAGTTCAAACGTGTTTTCAATAAATTGTAGACTACCTATGAACTTTAGAAAAGCTTTCAAATCATTGTAAGGTAGGATTAAAGTACTTTCATTTTGACATTTGTAGTTCCCTTAACCCTTCTATTCCCAATATCTGAATGTCAATTCTCCTTACTGACTGCCATACATTACTTTTCATGTCAGCTATGGGAATTTGATGAAATATCTAGACAAAAGAACCCTTTGTGGTAAATTACTGTATTCGCCTCACCAGTCTGCTTAACAATGTATTGAGCCTGTGAGGagaaaatttatatcaatcatTCTTGAGAGTCAATTTTTATCAGTTCCgtccttacttttttttttggaagttgaCTTTCAGTATGGATTTTTGTGGCTGAACTTCTTGTGTTTTTATTAATGCACATGAATTCTGACAAATGCCATTTACAATTGTAATAAGCTTGTAGGTTTATTTGTTATATCCCTAACTATTACCGGTAGCTAAGGATGACAATTATgattgtcatcatcattttattaCTGTTATTCTTCTTTCATATTCACATTATTTCGTCTTGTCTAGCAGCAATTTAGCTTTGCATGTTTTGGCTTTTGCCGAATTTAAAATGAACAAGGCCTCTTGATTCTCAGTGTTCTGTACTGTGAACTAAATTATGTTTGATTTTGGCTGCTATCAACTGGTATTATTTGCTTGACTTTTAAGCTGAGGCACACCAACTGTTTGATTATTGTTAAGTTAATTTCATTGGTCATGATTTTTTTAGTGTGAAGGATACGTCATTATTTTTGAAgtcaaattattgttttgacAAGTGACCTGtgcaataaatataataatGGCCATTAGGTGgtaatcaataattattgcttttatTTGCCAAGGGATTCAGTAGAGTTAAGTAGGTTTCATCTGCGCTTGATTATTTTCAGTGAGAGGGATAGGTCATCAGGTTGTTTGCTAAGTAATTTGTGCTATAGATTGGTGATTAGGTAACATTGTCACCTTTTTTATCACATAAATAGTGTTTATGTGATGCTAATTAACCATGAtgaacataagaaaagcacagAAGTACAAATGCTTTCATCTTCTTGTTTGCAGActagggcccggttgttcgaaagccaattaacttaatccCAGATAAGCATGAACTCTTATTTCatgctttcaattttttggtgaaagtttcttttggttatttttgtttttcaagattgacttcttctcatgtaaagtgtTGCCAAATATCAGCATTTGGGAggagagaaataaacttcttgatTATCTTTTGATCTGAGATTagcggcttttgaacaaccgggcccagggcaCCATTTCTTGCAAGTCCTGACAACTTTTGAGCCCAGAAAGCCATTTACGAAACTGCCTTCAGCTTATTTTCATAAGCTGGTCTTTTAACATGACTTGTTTTCAagttaacaaaaagcaaaatggtaGTGAAGCTTGTTGACTTAAAATCTTTCCATTCTTAAGGTACAGaaagaattgtgacacccgaaaatggcccaaAAAGGTTCGGGACTTCCAAGAAACAGGCCAGAGGATACTTAACACACAACTCTACAGTGGTCTTATCAGTGGCTGTCTAGCTCCTACCAGattgtttcaagaaatgtttatcGTAATTGAAATAAAGCAAAGTGTGACTGATCCAGGATTCTCAACTTGTGTTGCTTACTGTATAATTGCCAGACTGTATCCATTTTAACAAACACTCCCAAACATTGATTTGTTTTCATCTGCTCTAAGTTGACTTGTATTTAACCTACAGAGAGCTTGTGCTAAAGAATTTTGAAAGATTATTggggtcagtgtaaaacgcagactgcagaccaggggtaaaatacagactgaggttataatttaactgttgaaaaagcccaaacccattacaaatgctaacagttaagcctaaatatattgttttaggcctaattaggcctaaggttagcatttctaaggggtttgggttttctcaacagttacattatgaCCTCAGTCACCATTtcacccctggtctgcagtcagcagtctgcgttttacactgaccgagaTTATTGTtgctattatcattattgtagaattatttactattattattctttCTATTGCTGTTCatgacatgaaaatgtcccaagagaagtcggaAACAATACCTGTGCAgattttttggggggtaaaagaggtgtatcatgggatttgtgcaagtaatgaatcagaatttttgttctGACATTTTACGGAACGCTTTGATTTGCAACGAAGAAAATTACTAGTAATATGAAGCAGTCACCGCAAATacggtaaaaaaagaaaatcaattttATATCTCTCtgctgttatttatttttttgttaaaagtACAATATACAAACCTCAAAACAGTCCGGAAGATGGACATTTcatagccgccatctttctcgGCGCGAAAGGAATGCTTGTTACAATGCAACCCAGTTTTCGCGCGACCAAATGCCCTACGCAAATAATTACTTGTTAGGTTACCTCATTCTTCACATGACctaaaatttgatcatttcacgacgttgtcaagacgagaacggcaaagaaatgtatgaaaatgtaaaacgcacgtgcagggcgtgcaaaactattgtttttcttgattAAACCTATTGC contains these protein-coding regions:
- the LOC137972263 gene encoding putative diacyglycerol O-acyltransferase Rv1760; protein product: MVSVQISLSSAWFIAQCLLSYQVVLVTLLPTAALMMVFSLFYILKLAERVIVKMVFGEQHLSGMDSAWLPYGRRNLFYLNSVFCFEHEGSVDERIDLFRQAIWERLVNGKKVNGELIYYRTRCYVRPGWFQYFFREDRSFKIENHVLKWEGEVPRSKEELEAIVSKLSTEPLPETRSPWCFVCIPTNFGSNDMFLMFRMSHALSDGISNMKFLIYQFPDEVIPQREIQNFSALNRSFFMAKALFIAPRYLLQMLFSCADRSLIHGPDLSGVKKFVWDEAFDLQLIKNIKSATGTTVNDVLMACMTMALRKYFQRKGVESPADLTVSVPVDVRPATKELHFDNYFTFIFPKMAVATGGIFEQLYETQARMKEFKGSGAPLVFSGFLSFSQAVCPRFLTNRLNTFITKKSSCVFSNLPGPQHMLTVKGSRMKYLMFFPPNKDNVGVSLAIFSYAGKIVVGVQSDIAVLPDPEIVVEEFGNAVNEMAKRVHQKNGTD